The nucleotide sequence TAAATAGTTTAAATATTTTTTTATTAACAGTCTAAATAAAGTCTATATAATTCGATTGATATAATCAGCTAATAAAAAAGCAAATGAACTAACTAAATGCCAGTTCATTTGCTTTTATGTTTAGAGTGTCATCATGTAGTAAATGCCGACTGCCAGAAAGATGAAACAGACGACGAGTAAGATTTTCGATAATGTTTCCATGTGTATGCTCCTATGAAATACTTGCTCCGATAACAAATGACAAACCGAGAGAAATTGTAAATGAGATAAATCCAACTGAACGGTTGTCAGCAGCAATCTCCTCGTCCACATTAAATTTCGGCGTTAAAAATTCAAATAAAAAATAGGCAAAAATCAATAACGTAAAACCAAACAAACCCCAACCGAGCATTTCAATAAATGATGTATGCTGGTTAATTGAATATCTGAAAATATTACAGACGCCTAAAATTTTTCCTCCAGTAGCTAAAGCGACCGCGACATTTCCCTTTTTTATTTCATCCCAATTTTTATACTTTGTTACGACCTCAAATAAAATCATCGATACGAATAGGCAAAGGACTACCACACTAAAATAGCCTGCTGTTTCTACGAGAGGATGGTGCCAAAAATCTGATCCTAGCAATCCATTTTACCCCCTTTAATTATTTTCTTTCTATGTTTAATATTAGCGCATAATTTAAAAGGAGCAACAACTATTTTAGTTCTACGACTGTAACACCGAATCCGCCTTCGCCTGCTTCACCATATCGGTATGATTTAACACGCTTATGATTTTTCAGGAAGTTTTGAATCCCTTGGCGTAATGCACCAGTCCCTTTACCGTGAATAATCGATACACGCGGATAGTTCGCTAATAACGCATCATCCAAATATTTTTCTGTGCGAATAAGTGCTTCTTCATATCGTTCCCCACGTAAATCAAGTTCCAGTTTCACGATGCTGTTGCGATTTTTCACATTCATCATCGGACGAGTAGCCTGCTCTTTTTCTGGTTTCACATACTCTAAATCAGATTCGGGTAGTTTCATTTTCAAAATACCGATTTGAACAACCCACTCATTACCTGCTTTTTGCAGGAGTGTACCTTTTTGACCGTAGCTTAATACTTTCACTTCATCGCCCACTTGCAGATTTTGCTTACGCTCACGGGCAGCGACAGCCTTTTGAAGCACTTTATTGTTATCAATCGGTGCTGCATTATCTAGACGCTTCTTCGCATCGATTAACTCATGCTCTTTCACCGATAATGCGGCATTTTCTTTCATCTTTCTTAACTCTGCAATAATCGATTCCGCTTCTTTCTTCGCCTCATCGACAATTTTACGAGCCTTATCTTTCGCTTTTTTCTCCAGGTTTTCCTTTTTCTCATCATAAATACGAAGACGTTCTTCCAGCTCTGCTCGAATTTTTTGTGCGTCTTCCAGTAAAAGATGAGCTTCGTCCGCTTCACGTTCAGATCGTAATCGGCTTTCTTCAAGTGAAGCAATCATAGACTCTACTTCATGACGGTCAGTACCCGTAAAGGATTTTGCATGGTCAATTACATTTGAACTTAATCCAAGACGTTTGGAAATTTCAAATGCATTTGAACGACCCGGCACTCCAATGAGCAATCGATAAGTCGGGCTAAGTGTTTCAATGTCGAACTCTACACTCGCATTGACAACAGATGGACGGTTATAGCCATATGCCTTCAGCTCCGGATAGTGAGAAGTCGCCATAACACGCGCACCGCGATCAACTGTTTCATCCAATATAGCAATTGCGAGTGCTGCACCTTCCTGCGGATCGGTACCTGCGCCAAGCTCATCAAATAAGATTAACGATTTTTCATTAAATTTGCTTAAAATGTCTACTATATTCACCATATGAGAAGAGAAAGTTGATAATGACTGTTCAATTGACTGTTCATCACCAATATCAGCAAAAATTTGCTCAAACACGGCCAATTCCGAACCATCCAGTGCCGGAACAGGCAGTCCGCACTGTGCCATGATTGTACACAGTCCCACTGTTTTCAATGTTACTGTTTTACCGCCGGTGTTTGGTCCAGTAATTACAATTGCTGTAACATCGCGTCCAAATTCAATCGTATTGGCAACTGCTTCTTCAATCGGCAATAGCGGGTGTCGTGCGCGGACTAGTCGTGTGTAACCTTCTTTATTCATTTTTGGCATTGTGCATTTATTTGCCTGTCCATATTTCCCTTTTGCTAAAATAACGTCCAATTCCCCAAGTAACTGCACAAGTACAAATATTTCATGACCGACTTCCTGTACCTTTAATGTAAGCTCGGATAGAATGCGCTCGATTTCAGCCTTTTCTTTCACTTTAAGGCGCTGTACTTCATTGTTCGCTTGAATTACTGCATCAGGCTCGATAAACAATGTTTGACCTGAAGCTGACTGATCATGGACGATCCCGCCATAATGTGAACGATACTCTTGTTTAACAGGGATTACGAAGCGGTCGTTACGAATCGTAATAATCGCGTCAGACAGCATTTTTGTTGCATTTGAACCACGTGTGAGACTTTCCAGCTTTTGACGCACTTTAGATTCTTCTGAACGCAATGACTGACGAATTGAGCGTAATGCAGGACTCGCTGAATCAAGCACCGTACCATTATCATCGATACAGTCATTAATTTCGTGCTGCAATGCCGTCAAGACAGGCATTTGTTCTTTACGTTCGATAAAGTGTGGGATTTCAATTGTATTTTCTGATTCAATATCTTCAATAAAATTCCGTAAAATCCGGCTTGCTCGTATTGTGCTTGCGATTTCCATTAATTCCATCGGGCTGAGCATACCGCCGATTTGTGAGCGTCTTGCATGTGGACGTACATCGAAAATGCCGCCCAACGGCACATTGCCTTTCACACGTAAAATCGCGAGTCCTTCATCCATTTCTTCCAGGAGTTCGACAACTGTATCGTAATCTGTTTCCGGTACAAGTTCATCAATCGCTTGTTTTCCGATAGAGTTTGTACAAAATGCCGCCACTTGCTCGCGTACTTTATGAAATTCTAGTGTTTTCAATGCTCGTTGTTCGATCATGAGAACACCTCCTATTACTTTTCTTTATTTTTCGCAATAAATGCTTCGAATTTATCTTTTGACCACGTGTTAACGATCAGGTCTTTTTTCAGCCATGCTTTTTGTGCGTATTTGACACCGATGTCCATAAAGCGCAGTTGGTCAATAGCATGGGCGTCTGTATTGATGGCGATTGGTACATTTTTCTCCATTGCCAGCATTAAATATTCGATGCTTAAGTCCAGGCGGTACGGATTAGCATTGAGTTCCAATATTTTACCATGTTCTGCAGCCCATTCGATCAATAACGGTACGTCCGGGTCATAGCCTCCGCGCTGCCCGACGATACGGCCTGTCGGGTGAGCAATCATATGGACGTACGGATTTTCTACCGCTGTTTTTAAGCGCGCCATAATTTTGTCCTGCGATTGTGTAAAACTTGAATGAATCGATGCGATAACAAAATCCAGTTCTTTTAAAACATCATCACCAAAGTCTAATGTTCCATCCGGCAGAATATCCATTTCCGTACCTCTGTACAGTCGGAAATTTGGATTTGCTTCGTTAAATGCATAAATATCAAGCTTTTGCTGCTCAAGTCGTTCAGGTGTTAATCCATTCGCCACTTTTAAATATTGAGAGTGATCGGTAATTACTGCATGAGAATATCCGATATCCATTAAAGCTTGCCCCATCTCGCTAACTGAATGCGCGCCATCTGACCAAGTTGTATGCATATGAAGATCCGCTACGATATCTTCCAGCTTCACTAATCCGCTTAGCTCGTCCAAACGATCCAGCTCTTTCCCGCTTTCACGCACAGTCGGCGGAATAAAAGGTAAGTTAAAATGCGCAAAAAACGCTTCTTCCGACTCAAATGTTACGACAGTGCCGTCTTCTTGCTCGACACCATATTCACTAATTTTTTTACCCATTGATTTTGCAAGCTGACGCATGCGTACATTGTGGTCTTTCGAGCCAGTGAAATGATGAAGTGCTGTTGCAAATTCTTCCCGCGTCACTAAACGGAAATCTACACTTACCGGTTCTTCACGGTCCAATATTACGGACACTTTTGTATCCCCTGCCGCAACGGTTTCCAATATTGCAAGGCGCGTTAAAATCGCTTCACGTACAACTTCATACTCCTTTGTTGCTACAATAAAATCAACGTCTTTACTCGTTTCCGCAACGCGTCGGAAGCTCCCTGCAACCGAGAACAGCTCTACTTCAGGCAGACTTGCTAAAAGCTCGTTAATTTCCAATACAACAGGCTCCAGCTGCCAAATAGGTAATCGTTCAGCACGGGAACCAAAAGTTTCAAGTTCTTTTAAAATTTTTTCCTCTGTTTTTGCCGCAAACCCCGCAAGCCCTCTTACTTGACCTGCCTCACAAGCTGCCTTTAATGTGGCTGCATCAACTATGTTAAGTTCCTGATACAATTTAGCAAGCTTTTTACCACCTAAACCCGGTAGTTTCATCAACGGAACAAGCCCTTTTGGTACGACTGCCTCCAGCTCTTTCAATACAGTCGATTCCCCGATTTCCATCAGCTCTGTAATTACCGAAGCCGTTCCTTTTCCGATTCCTTTAATTGCTGTAATATCATCGATTTCGCTTAGGCTTCGCTCATCTGCCTCGAGTGCCGCTGCCGCTTTTCGGAAGGCGGATACTTTAAACGGATTTTCTGCCTGCAGCTCCATATATAAAGCTATTTTTTCTAATGTACGAATAATAATTTTTTTGTTCATCATTATCTCTCCTTTAAAAAAGCTCCTCCCGAAAATCGAGAGAAGCATTCGCATGATTTTCAAATCAATTACGCCTCGGCATAATGGTGTCCTGAACCGGCTAAAGATCCACGGTGTGCGGATAAGTCAGCTGTATTAGCATAATGCGATGCTTTTAGGTTGACTTCTTTCTTTAGTAACTCCTTTTCTGAATTTAGGACACCCGCTGAAATAAGTTAATTTTTTTGGATATACCACCAATTTTGGAACATGCTCGTAATAAGCGGGGTATGCTCAAGTATGAGTCCTGCCAAAATTGAGCTGTCGATGAATGTTTGAATCGATTCCACCGGCAGTAATGCCACAACATACAGTCCAATAAATAGTACAAGATACATTTCAATAAATCCAAGAACTGCACCTAATACATAGTTTAATGAACTCAATACAGGTAAATACGTTAAAAAATCAAACATAGACCCGACAATTTGGAGGGCAATCTTTACTGCAAAGAAAATAATGGCAAACGCAAAGACGCGATAAAATGTACGGTCAACATCGAGTGAATCCAGAACGAGCGTCATTGTTGAACCTTCTGTAAAGCCAGGATACGGAATCCATAAAACAAATTTTTCTGCTAGCGGCTTATAATAAATAATCGCTACAATGAGGGCAACAATAAAACTTCCGATATTAATAAGCTGAACAACGAACCCTCGTTTCGCTCCAACTATAAGACTAATGATAAAGACTGCGAGAATGATTAAATCCAACATGTATGTCAACCCTTCAAATGTTTCAATTGTATTTCTAGTTTTTCAAATTGTTCTTTTAATAATAGATAGTCGTGCACAGAAT is from Solibacillus isronensis and encodes:
- a CDS encoding DUF350 domain-containing protein; the encoded protein is MLGSDFWHHPLVETAGYFSVVVLCLFVSMILFEVVTKYKNWDEIKKGNVAVALATGGKILGVCNIFRYSINQHTSFIEMLGWGLFGFTLLIFAYFLFEFLTPKFNVDEEIAADNRSVGFISFTISLGLSFVIGASIS
- a CDS encoding endonuclease MutS2; its protein translation is MIEQRALKTLEFHKVREQVAAFCTNSIGKQAIDELVPETDYDTVVELLEEMDEGLAILRVKGNVPLGGIFDVRPHARRSQIGGMLSPMELMEIASTIRASRILRNFIEDIESENTIEIPHFIERKEQMPVLTALQHEINDCIDDNGTVLDSASPALRSIRQSLRSEESKVRQKLESLTRGSNATKMLSDAIITIRNDRFVIPVKQEYRSHYGGIVHDQSASGQTLFIEPDAVIQANNEVQRLKVKEKAEIERILSELTLKVQEVGHEIFVLVQLLGELDVILAKGKYGQANKCTMPKMNKEGYTRLVRARHPLLPIEEAVANTIEFGRDVTAIVITGPNTGGKTVTLKTVGLCTIMAQCGLPVPALDGSELAVFEQIFADIGDEQSIEQSLSTFSSHMVNIVDILSKFNEKSLILFDELGAGTDPQEGAALAIAILDETVDRGARVMATSHYPELKAYGYNRPSVVNASVEFDIETLSPTYRLLIGVPGRSNAFEISKRLGLSSNVIDHAKSFTGTDRHEVESMIASLEESRLRSEREADEAHLLLEDAQKIRAELEERLRIYDEKKENLEKKAKDKARKIVDEAKKEAESIIAELRKMKENAALSVKEHELIDAKKRLDNAAPIDNNKVLQKAVAARERKQNLQVGDEVKVLSYGQKGTLLQKAGNEWVVQIGILKMKLPESDLEYVKPEKEQATRPMMNVKNRNSIVKLELDLRGERYEEALIRTEKYLDDALLANYPRVSIIHGKGTGALRQGIQNFLKNHKRVKSYRYGEAGEGGFGVTVVELK
- the polX gene encoding DNA polymerase/3'-5' exonuclease PolX, with the translated sequence MNKKIIIRTLEKIALYMELQAENPFKVSAFRKAAAALEADERSLSEIDDITAIKGIGKGTASVITELMEIGESTVLKELEAVVPKGLVPLMKLPGLGGKKLAKLYQELNIVDAATLKAACEAGQVRGLAGFAAKTEEKILKELETFGSRAERLPIWQLEPVVLEINELLASLPEVELFSVAGSFRRVAETSKDVDFIVATKEYEVVREAILTRLAILETVAAGDTKVSVILDREEPVSVDFRLVTREEFATALHHFTGSKDHNVRMRQLAKSMGKKISEYGVEQEDGTVVTFESEEAFFAHFNLPFIPPTVRESGKELDRLDELSGLVKLEDIVADLHMHTTWSDGAHSVSEMGQALMDIGYSHAVITDHSQYLKVANGLTPERLEQQKLDIYAFNEANPNFRLYRGTEMDILPDGTLDFGDDVLKELDFVIASIHSSFTQSQDKIMARLKTAVENPYVHMIAHPTGRIVGQRGGYDPDVPLLIEWAAEHGKILELNANPYRLDLSIEYLMLAMEKNVPIAINTDAHAIDQLRFMDIGVKYAQKAWLKKDLIVNTWSKDKFEAFIAKNKEK
- a CDS encoding CvpA family protein; translation: MLDLIILAVFIISLIVGAKRGFVVQLINIGSFIVALIVAIIYYKPLAEKFVLWIPYPGFTEGSTMTLVLDSLDVDRTFYRVFAFAIIFFAVKIALQIVGSMFDFLTYLPVLSSLNYVLGAVLGFIEMYLVLFIGLYVVALLPVESIQTFIDSSILAGLILEHTPLITSMFQNWWYIQKN